In Arcobacter sp. F155, the following proteins share a genomic window:
- a CDS encoding YeiH family protein translates to MQRFKDKNFYFALSTIFILTLFANYILQFDFFNKLGLSLLIISILIGMIITNIFKVRLPQTFDSAIAFCTKELLRLAIVFYGFRLTFNEILNIGFDGIVVSFLIVFTTFILGYIIGIKVLKLDKEITILTSAGSAICGAAAVLATEGALKNKAYKSAIAVSTVVLFGTIAMFLYPYMIKAGFVTLNEAQTAFYIGGTLHEVAHVVAAANGFENELIEENSVVVKMLRVMLLAPFLIVVSLFLINKKEKKEKGKVVIPWFAVFFILVAVFNSFDFLPKELVFTINEIDTFILAMAMMALGLKTDLKSIKQTGFRPILLATILFIWLIFGGLFIINTVTL, encoded by the coding sequence ATGCAAAGATTTAAAGATAAAAACTTCTATTTTGCACTAAGCACAATATTTATATTAACACTATTTGCAAACTATATTTTGCAGTTTGATTTTTTTAATAAGCTTGGATTATCTTTACTAATTATTTCTATTTTGATTGGAATGATAATAACTAATATTTTTAAAGTCAGATTACCTCAAACCTTTGATAGTGCAATAGCTTTTTGTACAAAAGAGTTATTAAGACTTGCGATTGTTTTTTATGGTTTTAGATTAACTTTCAATGAAATTTTAAATATAGGTTTTGATGGAATAGTTGTTAGTTTCTTAATTGTTTTTACAACATTCATTTTAGGATATATTATTGGAATAAAGGTTTTAAAACTAGATAAAGAGATTACTATTTTAACTAGTGCAGGAAGCGCTATTTGTGGAGCAGCAGCAGTTTTAGCTACGGAAGGGGCTTTAAAAAATAAAGCCTATAAAAGTGCTATTGCAGTTTCAACTGTAGTGCTGTTTGGAACTATTGCAATGTTTTTATATCCATATATGATAAAAGCTGGTTTTGTAACTTTAAATGAGGCGCAAACAGCTTTTTACATTGGTGGAACATTGCATGAAGTAGCTCATGTGGTTGCAGCAGCAAATGGTTTTGAAAATGAACTTATAGAAGAAAACTCTGTAGTTGTAAAGATGTTAAGAGTTATGCTTTTAGCTCCTTTTTTGATAGTTGTTTCACTATTTTTAATAAATAAAAAAGAAAAGAAAGAAAAAGGAAAAGTTGTAATTCCTTGGTTTGCTGTGTTTTTTATTTTAGTTGCAGTTTTTAACTCTTTTGATTTTTTACCAAAAGAGCTAGTTTTTACTATAAATGAAATAGATACATTTATTTTAGCAATGGCAATGATGGCTTTAGGATTAAAAACAGATTTAAAAAGTATAAAGCAAACTGGATTTAGACCAATACTATTAGCAACGATACTTTTTATTTGGTTAATATTTGGAGGATTGTTTATTATTAATACAGTAACTTTATAA
- a CDS encoding LysR family transcriptional regulator yields the protein MITFKELDIFFKLCEETNLSNVAKKLNMTQSAISISLNSLEKKLDEKLFDRIGRKLTLNERGRVFKEKSYKPFLELIHAKESFSSDRLKGDLKIASSKTFNSINLSQCIYKFISNHDIHITKHSINTKEILESILNSNVDIGFVESDFNEANIIKEKVANDSLIIVSSNKELTKKEYYIDQLYKYNWLLREKGSATREVFLSKLKYQDEMNISMEISNFEEIKNILLNNKETITCISKLAVKEELENKKLFEIKIKNLNFERELFMVYHKDKYQSKLFLEFTSYMKNCFIEGLN from the coding sequence TTGATTACCTTCAAAGAATTAGATATTTTTTTTAAACTATGTGAAGAAACAAATCTTTCAAATGTTGCAAAAAAACTTAACATGACTCAGTCTGCTATTTCAATTAGTCTTAACTCTCTTGAAAAGAAACTAGATGAAAAACTCTTTGATAGAATAGGAAGAAAGCTGACTTTAAATGAAAGAGGAAGAGTTTTTAAAGAAAAATCATACAAACCTTTTTTAGAGTTAATTCATGCAAAAGAGAGTTTTAGTTCTGATAGATTAAAGGGTGATTTGAAAATTGCCTCTAGTAAAACCTTCAATAGCATAAACCTATCTCAATGCATCTATAAATTTATTTCAAACCATGATATTCATATTACAAAACACTCAATAAACACAAAAGAGATTTTAGAATCAATTTTAAATTCAAATGTTGATATAGGCTTTGTGGAGAGTGATTTTAATGAAGCAAACATTATAAAAGAAAAAGTGGCAAATGACTCACTTATAATTGTTTCATCAAACAAAGAACTTACTAAAAAGGAGTATTATATAGACCAACTATATAAATATAATTGGCTTCTACGAGAAAAAGGTTCTGCGACAAGAGAAGTGTTTTTAAGTAAACTAAAATATCAAGATGAAATGAATATCTCAATGGAGATATCAAACTTTGAGGAGATAAAAAACATACTTTTAAATAACAAAGAGACAATAACTTGTATCTCTAAACTTGCTGTAAAAGAAGAGTTGGAAAATAAAAAATTATTTGAAATTAAAATAAAAAATTTGAACTTTGAAAGGGAACTTTTTATGGTTTATCATAAAGACAAATACCAAAGCAAACTATTTTTAGAGTTTACTTCATATATGAAAAACTGTTTTATAGAAGGTTTGAACTAA
- a CDS encoding DUF3465 domain-containing protein: protein MKSKVLKYILLIGLIFSPTFLLSNDSIIQNAFFSSKSDVQVKGSGKVIKILSDDNKGSRHQRFIIKLKNQMTLLVAHNIDLAPRVNSLRVNDYIEFYGEYEWNSKGGVIHWTHKDYRGNHPHGWIKHKGITYE, encoded by the coding sequence ATGAAATCTAAAGTTTTAAAATATATTTTACTAATAGGTTTGATTTTTTCTCCTACTTTCTTACTTTCAAATGACAGCATAATTCAAAATGCTTTTTTCTCTTCTAAAAGTGATGTTCAAGTAAAAGGTTCTGGAAAAGTTATCAAGATATTATCTGATGATAATAAAGGTTCAAGACATCAAAGATTTATAATAAAACTAAAAAATCAAATGACCCTTTTAGTTGCCCATAATATAGACTTAGCACCTAGAGTAAATAGTTTAAGAGTAAATGACTATATAGAGTTTTATGGTGAATATGAGTGGAATAGCAAAGGTGGAGTAATTCACTGGACTCATAAGGACTATAGAGGAAATCATCCCCATGGTTGGATTAAGCATAAAGGTATTACTTACGAGTAA
- the purH gene encoding bifunctional phosphoribosylaminoimidazolecarboxamide formyltransferase/IMP cyclohydrolase — protein MRALISVSDKSGVENFAKELVELGYEIISTGGTYKKLQEAGIAVIEANEVTKFPECFEGRVKTLNPYIHGGILHRRDKQSHLDQAKELGVEGIDLVCVNLYPFKATIEKTDDFEEIIENIDIGGPAMVRSAAKNFDSVIIVTDVADYDTVLNNLKNDTNTVEFRRDMMIKAYEHTAAYDSMIANYMNKRFNNGMGEKQFIVGEKVFDTRYGENPHQKGALYEFDKHLSEKFIPVKGEASFNNMGDISGAAKIAANFGDDNAVCIVKHGNPCGFAIKDTLFESYTEALKCDPVSAFGGVVAVNGVVDGELAKKMNEIFLEVVFAADFTDEAIEEFNKKKRLKLFKQGTSKLDLANDDFNFKIVDGGFVYQDSDVVGEDEVKNAELKTERTATEQEKKDMEIAVKVAAGTKSNCVVYVKDSAVVAIGMGMTSRVDAAKAALRKAEDMGIDVSGSVLASEAFFPFRDSIDAAAEAGVKCVIEPGGSVRDDEVIEAANEHGMALYFTGVRHFLH, from the coding sequence TTGAGAGCATTAATTAGTGTAAGTGATAAGAGTGGTGTTGAAAATTTTGCAAAAGAACTTGTAGAATTAGGTTATGAAATCATCTCAACTGGTGGTACATATAAAAAACTTCAAGAAGCAGGAATTGCAGTAATAGAAGCAAATGAAGTTACAAAATTCCCTGAGTGTTTTGAAGGAAGAGTAAAAACTTTAAATCCATATATTCATGGTGGTATTTTACATAGAAGAGATAAGCAATCTCACCTTGACCAAGCAAAAGAGTTAGGTGTAGAAGGTATCGATTTAGTATGTGTAAACCTATATCCTTTTAAAGCTACTATTGAAAAAACTGATGACTTTGAAGAAATCATTGAAAACATTGATATTGGTGGACCTGCGATGGTTAGATCTGCTGCTAAGAACTTTGATTCAGTAATTATTGTAACTGATGTTGCTGATTATGATACTGTATTAAATAATCTTAAAAACGATACGAATACGGTAGAGTTTAGAAGAGATATGATGATTAAAGCATATGAGCACACAGCTGCATATGATTCAATGATTGCAAACTATATGAACAAAAGATTCAACAACGGTATGGGTGAAAAACAATTCATCGTTGGTGAAAAAGTATTTGATACAAGATATGGAGAAAATCCACACCAAAAAGGTGCATTATATGAGTTTGATAAGCACTTATCTGAAAAATTTATCCCAGTAAAAGGTGAAGCCTCTTTCAATAACATGGGTGATATCTCAGGAGCTGCAAAAATTGCTGCAAACTTTGGTGATGACAATGCTGTATGTATCGTAAAACATGGTAACCCTTGTGGTTTTGCTATCAAAGATACATTATTTGAGTCTTACACAGAAGCTTTAAAATGTGACCCTGTTTCTGCATTTGGTGGAGTTGTAGCTGTTAATGGTGTAGTAGATGGTGAACTTGCAAAAAAAATGAATGAAATCTTCTTAGAAGTTGTATTCGCTGCAGACTTTACTGATGAAGCAATTGAAGAGTTTAACAAGAAGAAAAGACTTAAATTATTTAAGCAAGGAACTTCAAAACTAGACCTTGCAAATGATGATTTCAACTTCAAAATTGTTGATGGTGGATTTGTTTACCAAGACTCTGATGTAGTTGGTGAGGATGAAGTTAAAAATGCTGAACTTAAAACTGAAAGAACTGCAACAGAACAAGAGAAAAAAGATATGGAAATCGCTGTAAAAGTAGCAGCAGGAACTAAATCTAACTGTGTTGTTTATGTAAAAGATTCTGCTGTTGTTGCTATTGGTATGGGTATGACTTCAAGAGTTGACGCAGCTAAAGCAGCACTTAGAAAAGCTGAAGATATGGGAATTGATGTAAGTGGTTCAGTACTTGCTTCTGAGGCATTCTTCCCATTTAGAGACTCAATTGACGCAGCTGCTGAAGCTGGTGTTAAATGTGTGATTGAGCCAGGTGGTTCAGTTAGAGATGATGAAGTTATTGAAGCTGCAAATGAGCATGGAATGGCTTTATACTTTACAGGTGTTAGACACTTCTTACACTAA
- the amt gene encoding ammonium transporter codes for MGSLDLMWILLSAFLVFLMQFGFSLIETGTVRTKNTINVAMKNLIDTVFGIMFFWLVGFGFMFGDSLSGLFGTSNFIIDGKNLEQNAIFFFQAMFAATAITIVSGAVAERIKFNAYIIVAIFVAAIIYPIFGHWAWNQNGWLYELGFVDFAGSTVVHSVGAWIGLAGTIVLGPRLGKFRKGKIKYFAPSNHNFIVFGVFILFLAWFGFNAGSLLKFDAQITLILLNTLISAIFGGFAAWILTFANHEKTKIELFSFGIIAGLVGITAGCHLFTIYQAAVVGFISAMIMHFSNEFISKKLKIDDPLNVIGIHGFAGAWGTLAIALFTASPIGLSFVEFFIVQTLGIFTAFVFSFTLGIILFLILYRYKFLRVKKRSEVLGLNTSEHNAKLPWVETIESIVTIMKTGNLNKKIYEERDTEVGIVARFFNYLLEMLKEKNETLKKSNKSLHKKAYFDSLTKVLNRRGFLEKMKYRPYGDEYSVIIADIDKFKNINDTYGHDIGDIILSEFAEVIGNKIRLDDIFARWGGEEFVLVINTTNLNAVQNIADKIRADIEKVKFTKVGKVTASFGVSSFKASNNSFDDVFKNADEALYQAKKLGRNRVYCY; via the coding sequence ATGGGTAGTTTAGATTTAATGTGGATATTACTAAGTGCTTTTTTGGTTTTTTTAATGCAATTTGGTTTTTCTTTAATTGAGACAGGAACTGTTAGAACAAAAAATACTATAAATGTAGCTATGAAAAACCTAATAGATACTGTATTTGGAATTATGTTTTTTTGGTTAGTAGGTTTTGGCTTTATGTTTGGAGATAGTTTATCAGGACTATTTGGAACTTCAAATTTTATAATTGATGGAAAAAATTTAGAACAAAATGCAATCTTCTTTTTTCAAGCAATGTTTGCAGCAACAGCGATTACAATAGTTTCAGGGGCAGTTGCTGAAAGAATAAAATTTAATGCTTATATTATAGTTGCTATTTTTGTAGCAGCAATTATTTATCCTATATTTGGACATTGGGCTTGGAATCAAAATGGTTGGTTATATGAACTAGGCTTTGTTGATTTTGCTGGTTCTACTGTCGTTCACTCAGTTGGAGCTTGGATAGGTTTAGCTGGAACTATAGTCTTAGGTCCAAGACTTGGAAAGTTTAGAAAAGGCAAAATTAAATATTTTGCGCCATCAAATCACAATTTTATTGTATTTGGTGTATTTATACTTTTCCTTGCATGGTTTGGGTTTAATGCAGGAAGTCTTTTAAAGTTTGATGCACAAATTACTTTAATACTTTTAAATACACTTATATCGGCTATATTTGGTGGTTTTGCTGCATGGATATTAACTTTTGCTAATCATGAAAAAACAAAAATAGAACTATTTAGTTTTGGGATTATTGCAGGTCTTGTTGGTATAACTGCAGGATGTCATTTATTTACAATATATCAAGCAGCAGTTGTAGGATTTATATCTGCTATGATAATGCACTTTTCAAATGAGTTTATATCAAAAAAACTTAAAATTGATGATCCTTTAAATGTAATAGGAATACATGGTTTTGCAGGAGCTTGGGGAACATTAGCAATTGCACTTTTTACCGCATCACCAATAGGATTATCATTTGTAGAATTTTTTATAGTTCAAACTTTAGGAATATTCACGGCATTTGTATTTTCTTTTACCTTAGGAATTATTCTATTTTTAATTTTATATAGATACAAGTTTTTAAGGGTAAAAAAAAGAAGTGAAGTTCTTGGATTAAATACAAGTGAACACAATGCAAAACTTCCTTGGGTAGAGACTATTGAAAGTATAGTTACTATTATGAAAACAGGAAACTTAAATAAAAAAATATATGAAGAAAGAGATACTGAAGTAGGTATTGTTGCGAGATTTTTCAATTATCTTTTAGAGATGTTAAAAGAGAAAAATGAGACTCTGAAAAAATCAAATAAATCTTTACATAAAAAAGCGTATTTTGATTCATTAACAAAGGTTTTAAATAGAAGAGGCTTTTTAGAAAAGATGAAATATCGCCCTTATGGAGATGAGTATTCTGTTATTATTGCTGATATTGATAAATTTAAAAATATAAATGACACTTATGGACATGATATTGGAGATATTATTTTAAGTGAGTTTGCTGAAGTTATTGGAAATAAAATTAGATTAGATGATATCTTTGCTAGATGGGGAGGTGAAGAGTTTGTATTAGTGATAAATACTACAAACTTAAATGCGGTACAAAATATAGCAGATAAAATACGAGCAGATATTGAAAAAGTAAAGTTTACTAAAGTTGGTAAAGTTACAGCTTCTTTTGGAGTTAGTAGCTTTAAAGCTTCAAATAACTCCTTTGATGATGTATTTAAAAATGCTGATGAAGCACTATATCAAGCAAAAAAACTAGGAAGAAATAGAGTTTATTGCTACTAA
- a CDS encoding metal-sulfur cluster assembly factor has protein sequence MYSKEEIFKAVSTVIDPEVGFNLVEMGLIYDASCNEKMEVVVTMTLSTKACPLHQLIVQWVEEAVLKELPKVELASVELVWEPEWNISMAQEHVKQKLGGF, from the coding sequence ATGTATTCTAAAGAAGAGATTTTTAAAGCTGTATCAACTGTTATTGACCCTGAGGTTGGATTTAATCTTGTGGAAATGGGACTTATTTATGATGCAAGTTGTAATGAAAAAATGGAAGTTGTTGTAACTATGACACTTAGTACAAAAGCTTGTCCTTTACATCAACTAATTGTTCAATGGGTGGAAGAAGCTGTTTTAAAAGAACTTCCTAAAGTTGAACTTGCAAGTGTTGAACTTGTATGGGAACCAGAGTGGAATATATCTATGGCACAAGAACATGTGAAGCAGAAGTTAGGTGGTTTCTAA
- a CDS encoding DUF302 domain-containing protein, whose product MQQYIKDSSKSVQEVVDTICEKASNYKFGVLHIHNVKETLNSKGVEFDDECQILDVCNPGVAKEFLTANRNLSSIMPCKISVYSKDGQTSVVMNPVEDLARPIEESVLPLAKTTQETLYKLIDEAI is encoded by the coding sequence ATGCAACAATATATTAAAGATTCTTCAAAAAGCGTTCAAGAGGTAGTAGATACTATTTGTGAAAAAGCATCAAACTATAAGTTTGGTGTTTTACACATTCATAATGTAAAAGAGACTCTTAACTCAAAGGGAGTAGAGTTTGATGATGAGTGTCAAATTCTTGATGTATGTAACCCTGGTGTTGCAAAAGAGTTTTTAACGGCAAATAGAAATCTATCTTCTATAATGCCTTGTAAGATCTCTGTATATAGTAAAGATGGACAGACAAGTGTAGTTATGAATCCAGTAGAGGATTTAGCTAGACCAATTGAAGAGTCTGTATTACCATTAGCAAAAACAACACAAGAAACTTTATACAAATTAATAGATGAAGCTATCTAA
- the purL gene encoding phosphoribosylformylglycinamidine synthase subunit PurL: MQKEEMNLEEIALAHSLTLEEFENIKEILGREPNYVEIGIFSAMWSEHCSYKSSTKYLKGFPTKAPWVIQGPGENAGVIDIGDGYAAVFKMESHNHPSFIEPYQGAATGVGGIMRDVFTMGARPVASMNLIQFAGIEGDSETAKKHRYLLRGVVAGIGGYGNCMGVPTIGGQTNFEECYAGNNLVNAFNLGIAKADEIFYGKAEGIGNPVMYVGSKTGRDGLGGAVMSSASFDEDSESKRPTVQVGDPFTEKLLLEACLELFKEDLIIGIQDMGAAGLTSSSFEMAGRSDSGMIMHLDKIPAREEGMTPYDFMLSESQERMLICAKKGSEQAIIDIFEKWELDVAVVGEVTDTGNMELFWHGEKCAEVPVQPVSEQSPVLDRPVAKPAYLNDIANISLDKNISNQEAFDKLLSDMEVVDKSWVYDQYDSMVQTNTVKGPGKNDGSVIRIKETGKALAMSADCNTRQCYVNPELGAAAAVMESGRNVAMTGATPKAITDCLNFGNPQNPEVMWQFAQACEGIKSACKELNTPVIGGNVSLYNETNEVGVFPTPAIAMVGVNDDANKVLPSCLQEDGNTLYLLGDTKSEFGASLYLKKLYGKVAGAHPEVDFAKELNLWNTVIEANNQGLLKAAKDVNVGGLAIALAKMAVVGNKGLEANIKLDDEKDLFSETLSRAVVEVTSENKDAFEKLCASKGMKVTELGLVGGGRIAINDIYTELADAKNVYFNRFKEVIEQDL, translated from the coding sequence AGCACTTGCACACTCTTTAACACTTGAAGAATTCGAAAATATCAAAGAAATTTTAGGAAGAGAACCAAACTATGTAGAAATTGGTATTTTCTCTGCTATGTGGTCTGAACACTGTTCATATAAATCTAGTACAAAATACTTAAAAGGTTTCCCAACAAAAGCACCATGGGTTATCCAAGGTCCAGGTGAAAATGCAGGGGTTATTGATATTGGTGACGGTTATGCAGCAGTATTTAAAATGGAATCTCACAATCACCCATCTTTTATTGAACCATATCAAGGAGCAGCAACAGGTGTTGGTGGAATTATGAGAGATGTATTTACAATGGGTGCTAGACCTGTTGCAAGTATGAACTTAATCCAATTTGCTGGAATCGAAGGTGACAGTGAAACTGCTAAAAAGCACAGATACTTATTAAGAGGTGTTGTTGCTGGTATTGGTGGATATGGTAACTGTATGGGTGTTCCAACTATTGGTGGACAAACTAACTTTGAAGAGTGTTATGCAGGAAACAACTTAGTAAATGCATTTAACTTAGGTATCGCAAAAGCTGATGAAATTTTCTACGGAAAAGCAGAAGGTATTGGAAACCCAGTAATGTATGTTGGGTCAAAAACAGGTAGAGATGGACTTGGTGGAGCGGTTATGAGTTCTGCTTCATTTGATGAAGATTCAGAATCAAAAAGACCAACAGTTCAAGTAGGTGATCCATTTACTGAAAAACTATTATTAGAAGCTTGCTTAGAACTATTCAAAGAAGATTTAATTATTGGTATTCAAGATATGGGTGCTGCAGGACTTACTTCATCTTCATTTGAAATGGCAGGAAGATCTGACTCTGGTATGATTATGCACTTAGATAAAATTCCAGCAAGAGAAGAGGGAATGACTCCTTATGACTTTATGTTATCTGAGTCTCAAGAAAGAATGCTTATCTGTGCGAAAAAAGGTAGTGAGCAAGCAATTATTGACATCTTTGAAAAATGGGAATTAGATGTTGCTGTTGTTGGTGAAGTAACTGATACAGGAAATATGGAATTATTCTGGCATGGTGAAAAGTGTGCAGAAGTACCAGTTCAACCAGTTTCTGAACAATCACCAGTATTAGACAGACCAGTTGCAAAACCAGCATACTTAAATGATATTGCAAATATCTCTTTAGATAAAAACATCTCTAATCAAGAGGCATTTGATAAACTATTATCTGATATGGAAGTAGTTGACAAATCTTGGGTTTATGACCAATATGATTCAATGGTACAAACAAATACTGTAAAAGGACCAGGTAAAAACGATGGTTCTGTAATTAGAATCAAAGAGACTGGAAAAGCTTTAGCTATGTCTGCTGATTGTAATACAAGACAATGTTATGTTAACCCTGAACTTGGAGCTGCAGCAGCAGTTATGGAATCAGGAAGAAATGTTGCTATGACAGGAGCTACTCCAAAAGCAATTACAGATTGTCTAAACTTTGGTAACCCACAAAACCCAGAAGTAATGTGGCAGTTTGCTCAAGCTTGTGAAGGTATTAAATCTGCTTGTAAAGAGTTAAATACTCCAGTTATTGGTGGAAATGTATCTTTATATAATGAAACAAATGAAGTAGGTGTTTTCCCAACTCCAGCAATCGCAATGGTTGGTGTAAATGATGATGCAAACAAAGTTTTACCTTCTTGTTTACAAGAAGATGGAAACACTTTATATTTATTAGGTGATACTAAATCTGAGTTTGGTGCTTCTTTATATCTTAAAAAGTTATATGGAAAAGTTGCAGGAGCTCACCCAGAAGTTGATTTTGCAAAAGAGCTTAACTTATGGAATACAGTTATTGAAGCAAATAACCAAGGTTTATTAAAAGCAGCAAAAGATGTTAATGTTGGTGGTTTAGCTATCGCATTAGCAAAAATGGCAGTTGTTGGAAACAAAGGTTTAGAAGCAAATATCAAATTAGATGATGAAAAAGATTTATTCTCTGAAACATTAAGTAGAGCTGTTGTTGAAGTTACATCTGAGAATAAAGATGCATTTGAAAAACTGTGTGCTTCTAAGGGAATGAAAGTTACTGAATTAGGATTAGTTGGTGGTGGAAGAATTGCTATCAACGATATCTATACAGAATTAGCAGATGCTAAAAATGTATACTTCAATAGATTTAAAGAAGTAATTGAGCAAGACTTATAA